In the genome of Impatiens glandulifera chromosome 6, dImpGla2.1, whole genome shotgun sequence, the window GGTGTGAGTTGTTTTCATTTTGTTCTTTTTATGTGTTGAGTACTAAAATAAGATTGGAGGCTAATgttatttttgtgaaaaaattattgataaaaactATTGAGTCTCACAATTTGTTTTTAagtgaatgttttttttagttaataaatttgtaattaacacttttaaaatattttgttaattatttttttttaaatctgatTATTAaagtgttaaataatataattgataattaagaaaaatatgtaattgtaatatgagaaataattaagaaaagtaaaattttaaataaatatattattttttgacgAATATTCCTACGGATTATCCCAAACTTTTCGACGAATATTCCTACGAAATTATCATGAACTTTCCGACGAGTATTCCTACGAAATTATCACGAAATTACCTATGGAAAATTTCCAAtgaaatatgatatttaataaaaaaatatttaaaacacaaatttcatttttccttTTTCAATCAAGGCTCTAACCATGTCTCTAGACGTTGAATGACTATCCTAGAGCACGGTGAACAAGTTTCAAATGGGAAGACGAAACTCCCCATATATTTGGTTTCGCGTTTAGAGCCTCCTAGCCGAAAACCAAAGTTTTGATTTTGACAAAGTTGAAGATGGAGCCAACTCGCCCCTCTAAGAAGTCCAATCCGCGCTTCGCTTGATCTACCTACATGCCTCCTCCGCGTTGACCAGAGTCCAGACCACATTGACCCCGCCCCAAACCGGATCCAAGCCAACCCAGACATCTCTTGAAATGTGCCTGGCGAACCGACAGTGCACCCCGCGCCTGGTCCAAGGCCATCTTAGGCTtgcttgtttttatttattttaaatgtttttgatatttaaaaaacttcaaactatttttaaaaatctgaaaaatagTAAAtgtctttataatatttttagaacattaaattttttcattttttttaattgatatttttcatgTACCATTTTCCACAATTTTTGACATTAAtcgaatatattaatattcatttaatatttaaaaaaatgttaaatctaaatatatatctaaaaaattaagaaaataattagataaataaaatgtgaaattcaATATTCTATATAGTCAAAATCTTGTGATTTAAAGACTGTTTTTAAAAAACACCGATGATATAGCGTAAAAGTCCTTTTTGAAGTGTCACcaaacatcaatttttttttttttaaattatgttctTACAggtaagaatttttatttatttaaaataatcaagtaaCGACACTAAAAATTAATAGGCTAACCCtttaaaattagttttctacaaaatagtttcaaaattttcacTTTAATCAATTTTATCATTTCGGTTACTCGTCTCTTTCATAAAATTTGAGTAAGGTATGAGATTTgattattggaaaaaaaaaatggtttacctaaaaattaggtaaaattaatttgaaattaatttttaattaatcttttataagATGAAGAAAACACATCAAAATATCATCACATCACTGATCACACCAGCTTACAATAcatattatgttttataattttgtccttaattttcctaattttaatgtaattacaaggatgttttatttattttttttatttgtagtgaACCACAATCCATTGCTGTATTTTATGCACTATAAACCTTTTTTTATCCATcacttgtttaataaaataattttaccttCAAACAATAAAACTTGTCATTgataatcaaaaattaaatcacaaattcaacTTAGCTATGATAATTCCTTTGTGTGTGTATTGAGGCTTCTAAGCAAGTGCAACTATTGcaaatatgattaatttgttaGTATTAGGTTGTGTTTCCTTAGGGTTATAAGACCTgttataatacatattatatcCTATGTAAATTAGCATAATTGTTTGCtggtgtgattttttttttatacaaatagaGTATTAGCctatataaattttacatatttagaAGTATAACTTATAAGCTTCTTAGAAgcttttataaacaaataataattattataatatatatatatagcttattaattatataattcattaaataGTTTTAGTGGTAAAAGTCAGTATTAGGAGAATAAAACTTGcaagtttaaaattttacttaaacATCCTAACTTAAAGTCATAAGTTGAAATTCTAGTATGAAACAAATTTATTCAAGTATACAACTAAAAGTTCTATGTATCGCCTTGTGTTAACTTTTATTCGAATTtatataaagtcttttttttttaaataaaattgtttgtgAAAAgcgattttttttaattatttaaattaaattattaaaatatttttatttaaactttataaaaataaaatatattataatatattttaattaataaattgatgatgagaatattttttatgaaaagaatcataaaatataaaaaataattaatgtttaattactATACTAATCTCAAATTTCCTTTTTCTCCACTTTACAAGAAAAGAACTCTCCCAACTCTTATCAACCTACCTATAAATTCTGTTATTGGTTCATCTTAATTTTTTACCCAAAAAAAACTCCTTTCACAAGAAAAATAGTCAACCATGAGCATCAATACCAATTCTAGAATCAGAGCATGCGGAGCCTGCAAATTCTTGCGAAAGAGGTGCCTAGATGAGTGCATATTTGCACCTTATTTCGATTCCGATGAAGGAACCGCAATTTTCGAGTCCGTTCATAAGATTTTTGGAGCCAGCAACATTTCCAAGCTTCTAACCAATATCCCGATCGAAAAAAGAGCCAATATCGTTTTCACTATATGTTTGGAGGCTGAGGCTCGTCTCCGAGATCCTGTCTATGGTTGCATGTCTGAGATCTATGCTCTCCAAAATCAGGTACTTATTTATCTATgatttattatgaataaattaatcacgaaaactagaaaaaaaaatcaaaacaattattatGTCAAATCttctacaaatatattttcgcaattatttgttttatttatgtttggttgtagaaaaaaatggttttaaaatttatatgaacTGTTGGTTTTATTTATACTTGTGAAATAATTGTTTgcttaatgatttttttaaaaaattaattagattagttatCATCTTATCATCTCATTTCTTGATAATAGaacatatatatactatattcaTTTGATATTATCTTTAACGTTGTTATATGTAATTTCTTTGACTTCACTTTTAgctattattataaaattttgattttatttgattctgTAATCTCATAAACGTcactttcataaatatattattaattaaagaaaaacttttcttaaaaaaaaccgtttcaaaaataaaagttcactTGACgacaaaatgaatatatatatatatattatattaaattaaattatggtaATGTTCAAATTTAAAAGTGAAGTCATCTTCTTTTAAGATAgttttctcacatatatattttatttttaagttaatatttaacttt includes:
- the LOC124943894 gene encoding LOB domain-containing protein 18-like produces the protein MSINTNSRIRACGACKFLRKRCLDECIFAPYFDSDEGTAIFESVHKIFGASNISKLLTNIPIEKRANIVFTICLEAEARLRDPVYGCMSEIYALQNQIITLEAELSSMQAQVAMQQSPLYEFDLNLGSSQEAADQNTFAGAPVGGGGDGEEFARELPN